A window of Costertonia aggregata contains these coding sequences:
- a CDS encoding (2Fe-2S)-binding protein: MATYQLKVNGKSQTVEASEDTPLLWILRDHLDLVGTKFGCGIAQCGACTVHLDGNAVRSCSLPIASVQNQEITTIEGLSEDGSHPVQKAWKAVDVPQCGYCQAGQIMTASAFLEKNPAPTEEEIKNAMHGNICRCASYNRIYKAVEMAAENKS, translated from the coding sequence ATGGCAACGTATCAATTAAAAGTAAATGGAAAATCACAGACCGTTGAGGCGAGTGAGGACACCCCCTTATTATGGATTCTCCGTGATCATTTAGATTTGGTGGGCACAAAATTTGGTTGCGGTATAGCCCAATGCGGGGCTTGTACGGTACATTTGGACGGTAATGCCGTTAGAAGTTGCTCTTTGCCCATAGCCTCGGTACAAAATCAAGAAATTACGACTATTGAAGGTTTATCGGAAGATGGCTCACACCCTGTACAAAAAGCCTGGAAAGCGGTTGACGTACCGCAGTGCGGATATTGCCAAGCCGGTCAAATTATGACCGCATCGGCCTTTTTGGAGAAGAATCCGGCTCCGACCGAAGAAGAAATCAAGAATGCCATGCATGGAAACATATGCAGATGTGCATCGTATAATCGAATTTACAAGGCGGTTGAAATGGCAGCCGAAAACAAATCCTAA
- a CDS encoding xanthine dehydrogenase family protein molybdopterin-binding subunit has protein sequence MSTESSLTFSRRNFLRTSSLASGGLLIGFNLFTACKDNVKPPVDLSKLNYNDFNAFIKIAKNGAVTIFSPNPEIGQGVKTSMPMIIAEELDVAWDNVYVQQGVLDTENYTRQVAGGSQSIRLGWEALRQTGATARQMLVNAAAAKWGVDAAECAVNEGVITNAKGETLGYGDIVSEAATLPIPENVTLKQPKDFKIIGSDQKNVDIDKIITGKPLFGLDYKAEGMVYATVLRPPAFGQVLESYDATDAKAIPGVLDVIKIGEKAISLLNKEKINWSVKMTETEKVVVIADSTWTAMKGKKAIKAVWKDATPLESTASHNEILTGLLDGNDFSTLRKDGDVAKAFAEADKVLERTYESPFLPHNCMEPMNFYANVTDDKIHLVGPVQTPEAAAETVAELLGRNVADIHLEMTRMGGGFGRRLYGDFVYEAAEISDAIGKPVKMVSSREDDMTTGVYRPAIKYRIKAAVKDGQVTGYQLKEAAINGNMYGLIPNFFPAGAIENYQVDVASYNSNITTGAWRAPYTNFLAYAEQSFFDELAEVMEVDKIKLRLDLLEKVKGTTDERIQYDPERMQNCIKTAVEKSGWGARPEGVYQGFVAYYCHNTHVAEVADVEIENGMPVVKKVTCVVDCGIVINPLGALNQIEGGVIDGIGHSMFGDYKFENGTPIANNYDAYRLIRMKEAPMVETHLIQNELSPTGLGEPTLPPAGGAVANALKAATGKRIYKQPFMQDPEFWSVTNKEILG, from the coding sequence ATGTCTACAGAATCTTCATTAACATTTAGCAGAAGAAATTTTTTAAGGACTTCTTCCTTGGCCAGTGGTGGCCTACTGATAGGATTTAACCTTTTTACAGCCTGCAAGGATAACGTAAAACCACCTGTTGATCTGTCCAAATTAAATTACAACGATTTTAATGCGTTCATAAAAATCGCTAAAAACGGGGCAGTCACCATCTTTTCCCCAAACCCTGAGATAGGGCAGGGCGTAAAAACATCAATGCCCATGATCATTGCCGAGGAACTGGACGTAGCATGGGACAATGTATATGTTCAGCAAGGGGTCTTGGATACCGAAAACTATACTAGGCAGGTTGCCGGTGGTAGCCAATCCATACGATTAGGCTGGGAAGCCTTACGGCAGACCGGGGCGACCGCAAGACAAATGCTAGTCAATGCCGCCGCTGCCAAATGGGGCGTTGATGCCGCAGAATGTGCAGTTAATGAAGGTGTCATTACCAATGCAAAAGGTGAGACCTTAGGTTATGGCGATATAGTGAGTGAGGCCGCCACCTTGCCAATTCCTGAAAATGTCACCCTTAAGCAGCCAAAAGACTTCAAAATTATAGGCTCAGACCAAAAAAATGTCGATATCGATAAAATCATAACGGGTAAACCTTTGTTTGGTTTGGATTATAAAGCAGAAGGTATGGTGTACGCAACAGTACTTAGGCCACCTGCTTTTGGTCAGGTTTTGGAATCTTATGATGCTACTGACGCCAAAGCTATTCCAGGTGTTCTGGATGTCATCAAAATTGGGGAAAAGGCCATTTCACTTTTAAACAAGGAAAAAATCAACTGGTCCGTAAAAATGACCGAAACCGAAAAAGTAGTCGTAATCGCCGATTCAACATGGACGGCCATGAAAGGCAAAAAAGCTATCAAAGCGGTTTGGAAAGATGCCACACCGTTGGAAAGTACCGCATCGCACAACGAAATTTTAACGGGTCTTTTGGACGGGAACGATTTTAGTACTTTACGAAAGGATGGAGATGTAGCCAAGGCTTTTGCCGAGGCGGATAAGGTTTTGGAACGTACCTATGAATCACCCTTTTTGCCTCATAACTGTATGGAGCCCATGAATTTCTACGCCAACGTTACCGATGATAAAATTCATTTGGTGGGGCCCGTGCAAACCCCCGAGGCCGCCGCGGAGACCGTCGCTGAGCTTTTGGGAAGAAACGTAGCGGACATACATCTTGAAATGACACGCATGGGGGGTGGGTTCGGAAGAAGGCTGTACGGGGATTTCGTCTATGAAGCTGCAGAAATATCGGACGCCATCGGAAAACCCGTAAAAATGGTTTCTTCACGTGAAGATGACATGACCACGGGCGTATACAGGCCTGCGATAAAATACAGGATCAAAGCGGCCGTCAAAGATGGGCAGGTTACCGGATATCAACTAAAAGAAGCCGCCATAAATGGAAATATGTATGGACTCATACCCAATTTTTTTCCTGCGGGTGCCATAGAAAATTATCAAGTTGATGTTGCCAGTTACAACAGCAATATCACAACGGGAGCTTGGAGAGCCCCTTATACCAATTTTTTGGCCTATGCCGAACAAAGCTTCTTTGATGAACTGGCCGAGGTCATGGAAGTGGACAAAATAAAGCTGCGTTTAGACCTTTTGGAAAAAGTAAAGGGGACTACTGACGAACGTATACAATACGACCCCGAGCGTATGCAAAATTGCATCAAAACAGCTGTGGAAAAATCGGGCTGGGGTGCTCGGCCTGAGGGGGTTTACCAAGGTTTTGTTGCCTATTATTGCCACAACACCCACGTTGCCGAAGTCGCCGATGTTGAAATCGAAAATGGTATGCCTGTGGTAAAAAAAGTCACCTGTGTGGTAGATTGTGGTATCGTTATAAATCCGTTGGGCGCATTAAACCAAATCGAAGGCGGTGTCATCGATGGTATTGGGCATAGCATGTTTGGGGATTACAAGTTTGAAAATGGAACACCGATTGCGAACAATTATGATGCCTATCGGCTGATTCGTATGAAAGAAGCTCCAATGGTGGAAACACATTTAATACAAAACGAGCTATCGCCCACAGGACTCGGCGAACCTACATTGCCACCTGCTGGTGGAGCTGTGGCAAATGCCCTAAAAGCCGCTACGGGAAAACGAATCTATAAGCAACCGTTTATGCAAGACCCTGAATTTTGGAGTGTTACCAATAAAGAGATTTTAGGATAG